Proteins from one Halovivax limisalsi genomic window:
- a CDS encoding branched-chain amino acid ABC transporter permease, with translation MGVLVLDLVRQLVIGTITATSLLEYLWWGIRDSMYIGLAAVGLSMTYSILRFANFSHGDLITTGAFSGWAAAYLVGGWGLASVGELVLVRAKSGGVSPGDVGLQVFASPLVILFGLLVAGAMTVLVALAIDRLVYKKMRDQGGISMLIASVGVALALRYLLAVIFTNRKRGVTASTPDIGPFTAHELTLVVIAVVLIVGLHLLLQRTKLGKSMRAMADNKDLALITGIPTERVITATWIIGAAFAGISGYLIVLDRGSISINLGWLLLLMIFAAVILGGIGSIYGALAGSLVIGITVNMSLIWIPSDLSKVTAFVLMILILVFKPNGLLGGVETA, from the coding sequence ATGGGAGTACTGGTGCTCGATCTGGTCCGCCAGTTGGTGATCGGGACCATAACGGCCACGTCGTTACTCGAGTACCTCTGGTGGGGGATCAGGGATTCGATGTACATCGGTCTCGCAGCGGTCGGACTCTCGATGACCTACAGCATCCTTCGATTCGCGAACTTTTCGCACGGGGACCTGATCACCACCGGCGCCTTCAGCGGTTGGGCCGCCGCGTATCTCGTCGGCGGCTGGGGCCTTGCCAGTGTCGGCGAACTAGTACTGGTTCGTGCGAAATCGGGCGGCGTCTCACCCGGGGATGTCGGGTTACAGGTGTTCGCGTCGCCGCTGGTGATCCTGTTCGGTTTACTCGTCGCCGGTGCGATGACGGTGCTCGTCGCGCTGGCGATCGATCGACTCGTCTACAAGAAGATGCGAGATCAGGGCGGCATCTCGATGCTCATCGCGAGCGTCGGCGTCGCGCTGGCGCTGCGGTACCTCCTCGCCGTCATCTTCACGAATAGAAAGCGCGGTGTAACCGCGAGCACGCCCGATATCGGCCCGTTCACGGCCCACGAGTTGACGCTCGTCGTCATCGCGGTCGTCCTCATCGTCGGCTTGCACCTCCTGTTACAGCGGACCAAACTCGGGAAGTCGATGCGCGCGATGGCGGACAACAAGGATCTGGCGTTGATTACGGGGATCCCAACGGAACGCGTCATCACGGCCACGTGGATCATCGGCGCGGCGTTCGCCGGGATCTCCGGTTACCTCATCGTCCTCGACCGGGGTTCGATCTCGATCAACCTCGGCTGGTTACTCCTGTTGATGATCTTCGCCGCCGTCATCCTCGGCGGAATCGGTTCGATTTACGGGGCGCTCGCCGGGTCGCTCGTCATCGGGATCACGGTGAACATGTCGTTAATCTGGATTCCGTCGGATCTCTCGAAGGTCACCGCATTCGTCCTCATGATTCTGATACTGGTGTTCAAACCGAACGGCTTGTTAGGGGGTGTGGAGACGGCATGA
- a CDS encoding secondary thiamine-phosphate synthase enzyme YjbQ: protein MELRVETDARTTTVDVTDRVADAISPDCDTGTCTVFVEHTTAALAIQENEPRLREDIEGFLADLVPDEGHAHDRLDNNADAHLRATILGPSVSVPIRDGSLALGTWQSILLVECDGPRTRRLSLTVLEG from the coding sequence ATGGAACTGCGGGTCGAGACCGACGCTCGCACGACGACCGTCGACGTCACCGACCGGGTCGCCGACGCGATCTCGCCGGACTGTGATACGGGTACCTGTACGGTCTTCGTCGAGCACACGACGGCGGCGCTCGCGATCCAGGAGAACGAACCGCGGCTACGCGAGGATATCGAGGGGTTTCTCGCCGACCTCGTCCCCGACGAGGGCCACGCCCACGATCGACTCGACAATAACGCGGACGCCCACCTGCGCGCGACGATACTGGGACCGTCCGTCTCCGTGCCGATCCGGGACGGATCCCTCGCGCTCGGCACCTGGCAGTCGATCCTGCTGGTCGAGTGCGACGGCCCGCGCACGCGACGGCTGTCGCTCACTGTCCTGGAGGGGTAA
- a CDS encoding SDR family oxidoreductase: protein MPGTANFDFEETVAIVTGATGTLGGAVVDRFHDAGATVCGIDVAEPDPADGTFEGDRRHFYRADLTDEAAVERVVDRVVDDHGRLDALCNVAGTWRGGQPIDETPLSEFDLLVDVNLKTAFLASKHALPALRQTDGAIVNVSARSSLEGGEGDGPYRISKAGIRLLTETLAAENRGTVRANCVMPSVIDTPTNREMMPDADHESWVDPSEIADVMAVLCSDATTVTSGAAVPVYGRA from the coding sequence ATGCCAGGAACCGCGAACTTCGACTTCGAGGAGACGGTCGCGATCGTCACCGGGGCGACGGGCACGCTCGGCGGTGCCGTCGTCGATCGCTTTCACGACGCCGGCGCGACGGTCTGCGGGATCGACGTCGCCGAACCGGACCCAGCGGATGGGACGTTCGAGGGCGATCGCCGGCACTTCTATCGAGCGGACCTGACCGACGAGGCCGCCGTCGAACGCGTCGTCGACAGGGTCGTCGACGACCACGGCCGACTCGACGCGCTCTGTAACGTCGCCGGCACCTGGCGCGGCGGTCAGCCGATCGACGAGACGCCGCTCTCCGAGTTCGACCTCCTCGTGGACGTCAACCTGAAGACTGCGTTTCTCGCGAGCAAACACGCGTTGCCGGCGCTCCGGCAGACGGACGGTGCGATCGTCAACGTCAGCGCCCGCTCCTCGCTCGAAGGCGGCGAGGGCGACGGCCCCTATCGCATCTCGAAGGCCGGGATCCGGCTGCTGACCGAGACGCTCGCCGCGGAGAATCGTGGGACGGTGCGGGCGAACTGCGTCATGCCGAGCGTCATCGACACGCCGACGAACCGCGAGATGATGCCCGACGCGGATCACGAATCGTGGGTCGATCCGAGCGAGATCGCTGACGTGATGGCGGTGCTGTGCAGCGATGCGACGACGGTGACGAGCGGAGCGGCGGTACCCGTCTACGGCAGGGCGTGA